The Candidatus Koribacter versatilis Ellin345 genome has a segment encoding these proteins:
- a CDS encoding acyltransferase, producing MNVTKEFFQHPLALVDSEEVGVGTRVWAWAHVLEGAIVGAHCNIGEHSYIEGDSRLGDNVTVKNGVSVWAGVTVEDNCFLGPNCAFTNDLNPRAYIKKDPERLLATIVKAGASIGANATIICGNTIGRYAFVGAGATVTVDVADHALVVGTPARQIAWMCTCAQKIPLSQKHTVGEPLRCDHCGCEYTETKSGLVPVAVQAQN from the coding sequence ATGAACGTTACGAAAGAATTCTTCCAACACCCATTGGCGCTCGTAGACAGCGAAGAGGTCGGGGTCGGCACACGCGTCTGGGCTTGGGCCCACGTGCTCGAGGGCGCAATCGTCGGAGCCCACTGCAATATCGGAGAGCACTCCTACATTGAGGGCGACTCACGGCTCGGAGACAACGTCACGGTGAAGAATGGCGTTTCTGTATGGGCGGGCGTCACCGTCGAAGACAACTGCTTCCTTGGGCCGAACTGTGCCTTCACCAACGACCTCAATCCTCGCGCCTACATCAAAAAAGATCCGGAGCGCTTGCTGGCCACCATCGTTAAGGCCGGAGCTTCGATTGGCGCCAATGCCACGATCATTTGTGGCAACACGATTGGGCGCTACGCCTTCGTGGGGGCTGGCGCCACCGTAACAGTCGACGTCGCCGACCATGCGCTAGTCGTGGGTACACCAGCGCGGCAAATCGCATGGATGTGCACCTGCGCGCAGAAGATTCCGCTCTCTCAGAAGCACACCGTCGGTGAACCTCTTCGCTGCGATCATTGCGGCTGCGAATACACGGAAACGAAATCGGGCCTGGTCCCCGTAGCGGTTCAGGCACAAAACTGA
- the efp gene encoding elongation factor P, giving the protein MAGLIDAISVKRKMFFEHEGVPYHCLDAEVNTPTARGGQTLVRLKMRNLLTRAVFDKTFKASDKFKEPDLEMVPASFLYSDADGFYFMDQETFETHTLREDMIGDAADLLTEGLIVQLSKYNGNPIGLEMPTFVELTVTQTEPGMRDSGAGSVTKAATLETGVEIRVPLFIKEGEKVKVSTETRGFAGRA; this is encoded by the coding sequence ATGGCTGGTTTGATTGATGCAATTAGCGTGAAACGCAAGATGTTCTTCGAGCACGAAGGCGTGCCGTACCACTGTCTCGACGCTGAAGTGAACACGCCCACGGCGCGCGGCGGACAGACACTCGTCCGCCTGAAGATGCGCAACCTCCTCACCCGCGCGGTGTTCGACAAGACCTTCAAGGCCAGCGACAAGTTCAAAGAGCCCGATCTCGAAATGGTTCCCGCGTCGTTTCTCTACAGCGACGCCGACGGCTTCTACTTCATGGATCAGGAAACCTTCGAGACCCACACGCTTCGCGAAGATATGATCGGCGACGCCGCCGACCTCCTCACTGAAGGCCTCATCGTTCAGTTGAGTAAGTACAACGGCAATCCCATCGGCCTGGAGATGCCAACCTTCGTCGAACTCACTGTGACGCAAACAGAGCCGGGCATGCGCGATTCCGGCGCGGGCAGCGTGACCAAAGCCGCAACGCTGGAAACCGGCGTCGAGATCCGCGTGCCGCTCTTCATTAAAGAGGGAGAGAAAGTGAAAGTCTCCACCGAAACGCGCGGGTTCGCCGGCAGGGCATAG
- a CDS encoding Gfo/Idh/MocA family protein, with product MLKVGLVGMGYWGPNLARVLNQSPKCEFVAACDLNPRNLDKITRQYPTVVGYRDFDAFLQSDVQAVVIATPISTHYELAKAALLAGKHVFVEKPIADAGSKARKLVELANKTQHTLFVGHTFIYSPPVIKVKQLIDSGDLGDIHYVSLSRVNLGLYQSDVDVVWDLAVHDVSILLYWLGEKPIRGAAFGRACVQSEKRDVAFLWLEFPSGIIAHNEISWLSPQKMRRTCVVGSKRMVVYDDMDSAEKVKVYDRGVNVKEPSNFGEFQLTYRMGDMYAPYLENAEPLLREIEHFVACCEQGVIPTTSGEFGAQVVETLEMVNRTDVASWNTSTMSSVGAQL from the coding sequence ATGCTGAAAGTGGGACTAGTGGGGATGGGCTATTGGGGCCCGAATCTTGCACGCGTTCTTAACCAGAGCCCGAAATGTGAATTCGTCGCAGCCTGTGATCTCAACCCGAGAAACCTCGATAAGATCACGCGTCAGTATCCAACGGTTGTCGGCTATCGAGACTTCGACGCATTCTTGCAAAGCGACGTGCAGGCAGTCGTCATTGCAACACCGATATCGACTCATTACGAATTGGCCAAAGCGGCCCTACTCGCGGGAAAACATGTCTTCGTAGAAAAGCCCATCGCCGACGCAGGATCAAAAGCGCGCAAGCTCGTGGAACTTGCGAACAAGACTCAGCACACGTTATTCGTAGGCCACACCTTCATCTATAGTCCGCCGGTTATCAAAGTTAAGCAGCTTATCGATAGCGGCGATTTAGGGGACATTCACTACGTGAGCCTCTCGCGGGTGAACCTCGGCCTGTATCAATCGGATGTAGATGTAGTGTGGGACCTCGCAGTTCACGATGTTTCGATTCTCCTCTACTGGCTCGGCGAGAAGCCAATCCGTGGTGCGGCGTTTGGCCGCGCGTGCGTGCAAAGCGAGAAGCGCGATGTTGCCTTCCTCTGGCTCGAGTTTCCGAGCGGGATCATCGCGCATAACGAAATTAGTTGGCTTTCCCCCCAGAAGATGCGGCGAACCTGCGTCGTCGGGTCGAAGCGCATGGTCGTCTATGACGACATGGATTCAGCCGAGAAGGTCAAAGTTTACGATCGCGGCGTGAACGTCAAAGAGCCATCCAACTTCGGCGAATTTCAACTCACCTATCGGATGGGTGACATGTACGCTCCCTATCTCGAGAACGCCGAGCCCCTTCTGCGAGAAATCGAACACTTCGTGGCCTGCTGCGAGCAGGGAGTCATCCCGACGACGTCGGGCGAGTTCGGCGCACAAGTCGTCGAAACTCTCGAGATGGTCAATCGCACCGACGTTGCGTCCTGGAACACCAGCACAATGTCGTCGGTGGGGGCGCAACTATGA
- a CDS encoding DinB family protein: protein MNSAEAKTIANFLCTDYSHEVDTTLRVLGAVPANHLDYSPDAKSKTALGLLRHLALEDEWLLNCVAAGAFTPPPDDSDACGILTPADAVAHYRARIPAAIERVRALTPEQLTQVLDMFGLMQMPAVQFLGLAVKHSVHHRGQLSTYLRAMGGAVPGIYGPSADSQPMAEAAAN, encoded by the coding sequence ATGAATTCTGCTGAAGCGAAAACGATCGCAAATTTCCTCTGTACCGATTACTCCCACGAAGTAGACACCACGCTTCGCGTGCTCGGCGCAGTGCCGGCGAACCATCTCGATTACAGCCCTGATGCGAAGTCCAAGACCGCGCTCGGTCTGCTGCGCCATCTCGCGCTCGAGGATGAGTGGTTACTGAACTGCGTCGCCGCTGGCGCGTTTACGCCCCCACCTGACGACTCCGATGCATGCGGCATCCTGACGCCCGCCGACGCCGTCGCGCACTACCGCGCGCGCATTCCGGCAGCCATCGAGCGCGTTCGCGCCCTCACGCCCGAACAGCTAACGCAGGTCCTCGACATGTTTGGGCTAATGCAGATGCCGGCAGTACAGTTCCTCGGCCTCGCGGTGAAGCACTCAGTGCACCATCGCGGCCAGCTCAGCACGTATCTTCGCGCCATGGGGGGCGCCGTCCCCGGCATCTACGGCCCCAGCGCCGATAGCCAGCCAATGGCTGAGGCAGCGGCGAACTAA
- a CDS encoding DegT/DnrJ/EryC1/StrS family aminotransferase, whose protein sequence is MPNADVKVPFVDLKAQYAAIKHEVGDAVSDVLQSCHFVGGPALENFETRFAEYLGAKHCVGVGNGTDAITLALRAAGIGRGDEVLVPANTFFATAEAVTNAGATPVFVDVDASTFHMDAPYAESAITSRTASILPVHLYGQAMDLRPILAIAQRHNLLVIEDCAQAHGAQMHGKTVGSSGRLTCFSFYPGKNLGAYGDGGAITTSDPALHQRLRLLRDHGSPVKYQHHEIGFNSRLDALQAAVLTVKLPYLDIWNAARHANATKLVELIRELPLVVPEIPGRLRHVFHLFVVRCTQRDKLVAFLTQHGIQAGIHYPVPLHLTPAYQALGAPGRGALPVAEQLASEILSLPMFPELNDDQISYIAEVLHDFVQIYQPEAPVQAFELAPLLS, encoded by the coding sequence ATGCCGAATGCTGATGTAAAGGTTCCATTCGTAGATCTCAAAGCGCAGTATGCCGCGATCAAGCACGAGGTTGGTGATGCAGTCTCGGATGTTCTGCAGAGCTGTCACTTTGTTGGCGGCCCAGCGCTTGAAAACTTCGAAACACGATTTGCCGAATACCTTGGCGCAAAGCACTGCGTAGGTGTCGGCAATGGCACGGATGCAATTACGCTCGCTCTGCGCGCCGCAGGGATCGGCCGCGGCGACGAGGTGCTTGTTCCGGCGAACACATTCTTTGCAACCGCGGAAGCTGTCACCAATGCCGGAGCGACGCCTGTGTTTGTCGACGTCGATGCGTCCACATTTCATATGGATGCGCCATATGCGGAGTCTGCAATTACGTCGCGCACCGCCTCCATCCTTCCTGTCCATCTCTACGGACAAGCCATGGACCTCCGCCCGATCCTCGCGATCGCCCAGAGGCACAACTTGCTGGTAATTGAAGATTGCGCGCAAGCCCACGGCGCGCAGATGCATGGAAAAACCGTCGGTTCCTCCGGACGCCTCACGTGCTTCAGCTTTTATCCCGGCAAAAATCTCGGCGCTTACGGCGATGGCGGCGCCATCACTACCAGCGATCCGGCTCTCCACCAACGGCTCCGCTTGCTCCGCGATCATGGTAGCCCTGTGAAATATCAGCATCATGAGATTGGATTCAACTCGCGTCTCGATGCCCTTCAAGCCGCCGTGCTCACCGTGAAACTGCCATACCTCGACATCTGGAATGCCGCGCGTCATGCAAATGCCACGAAGCTGGTGGAGTTAATTCGCGAACTTCCGCTCGTCGTGCCGGAAATTCCGGGCAGGCTCCGTCACGTTTTCCATCTTTTCGTCGTCCGTTGCACTCAGCGCGACAAGTTGGTCGCGTTCCTGACACAGCACGGCATTCAGGCCGGAATTCACTATCCAGTTCCGCTGCATCTCACCCCCGCATATCAAGCTCTTGGGGCGCCCGGTCGCGGGGCATTGCCGGTGGCGGAACAACTCGCTTCGGAGATCCTGTCGTTGCCCATGTTCCCAGAACTCAACGACGATCAAATCTCCTATATCGCCGAAGTTCTCCACGACTTCGTACAGATCTACCAACCGGAGGCGCCGGTTCAGGCGTTCGAACTCGCGCCTTTGTTATCCTGA